The sequence GCATGTACGGGTGGACACCGGCGACACCCTTGCCGAGACCGCCGCCCGGGTCCGGCGCGTGCTCCCGCGGGACGGCTTCACCGTCACGGTCGGCGGAGACTGCGGTGTCGAACTCGAACCGGTCGCGGCCGCGCTGCGCCGGTACGGCGACCGCCTGAACGTCGTCTGGTTCGACGCCCATGGCGACATGAACACCCCCGCCACGTCCCCGTCGGGTGCCTTCCACGGCATGATCCTCCGCACGCTCCAGGGTGAAGGCCCCTGCGACCTGGTGCCCTCGCCCGCGCTGCGCCCCAACCAGGTGGTCCTGGCCGGGACACGCTCGCTGGATCCCGCGGAGGCCGACTACATCCGGGAGACGGGCATCGGCGGCCTGTCCGCCATCGGCGACGACGCGCTCCTGTACATCCACGTGGATCTCGATGTCCTGGACGGCATCACCTCGGTCGGCTACCCGGAACCCGGCGGCCTGTCCGCCCAGGCGCTGACCGAGGCAATCGCCACTCTGGCAGCCCGGCACGAGATCGTCGGCCTGGGCATCACGGAGTATGCGCCGTCAGATCCACGGGACGAGGAGATGCTGAGGCATCTGGTCCCCGAACTCGTCCGGCTGTGCAGAGCATCGGGTCCGTGGCAGATCGAACGCCGCGCCGCCGGTGCCTGGCCTGCCCGGCACTCCGAGAAGCGCGACGGCTGGCTCCTGCGCCATACGCCCGACGTGAACCGCAAGCGCTCCAACTCGGCGCTCCCGCTGACCGGCGCCACCCCCTCCATCCCGGCGCTGGAGGCCTTCTACGCGGAACGAGCAGTCCCGGTGACCGTCCAGGTAAGTCCCGCGGAGCATCATCAGGAACTCGACGCGCTCCTGGCCGCCCGTGGTTACGCCTTGGCCGGCAGGACACTCGTCATGACTGCCGGCGCCGAGGCCGTGACAGTCGCGGCCGGGGACCCCGGCGGGGTCGAGTACGTGGACGACCGGGCCCGCTGGCCCGCGCTGTTCGAGGCAGTCACCGGCAACGCCGACGGCACGGGCGTCATCGGCCGCATCGCTTCCAAGGCGGTGCTGCTCGCCAAGGACGGCATCGGCCTGGGAATGGCGGTCACGGAGGACGGCTGGACGGGCATCTTCTGCATGGCCACCCACCCCGCTCACCGGCGCGAGGGCGTCGCGAGGGCCGTCCTGGCGGCCGCCGCCCGCTGGTCGGAAGAGCAAGGCGCATCCCGTCTCTACCTCCAGGTCGAAGAGGAAAACATCCCCGCCCGCGCGCTCTACGAGGGCATGGGTTTCACGAAGTCGCACGGTTACCACTACCGCCTGCGGGCTTAGCGTCGAGCGCCGTTCGAGCCGGAGCAGTACCGCCGCCCGGGACGGCGTTGCCGCCATCCCGGGCGGCACTGCTCGGCCGTAGCCGGCACCCCGGCTGCTCAGGCGGGGACGGGCTCCCGGTCGGCATCGTCAAAGGGGGGATAGCTCTCGCTGCTCATTCGATCGGCCGCGTCGATGTAGTCGGCAAGAGCGTCGCGGGATCGGGCGAGCCTGTCCATCTGATCGTCCAGCCGCTGCAGCCGTGACCGCATCGCGGCCAGCAACTCGGGACACCCGAGCAGCTCCGGGGCCTCTCCGACCGCGCAGGGCAGCAGGTACGCGATGTCCTCGGAGGACAGGCCGGCACCAAGCAGGTGCCGGATCTGCTTCACCCGCAGCACGGCGTTCTCGCCGTACTCGCGGTAACCGTTCGTGCCGCGCTCTGCCTCCAGCAGGCCCTGGGCCTCGTAGTAGCGCAACTGATGGGCGTTGACGCCCGCCCGACGACTCAGTTCCCCGATCCGCATCGAAACCTCACTTGACCTTCATACCGGTATCAACGTTGACGATGATGACATGAACCACAAAAACGACACACCCGTGACAGTCATCGGACTCGGGCTGATGGGCCAGGCACTCGCCGGCGCGTTCCTGAAAGCCGGGCATCCTACAACCGTGTGGAACCGTACGACCTCCAAGGCCGACCGGCTGGTGGCCGAGGGCGCACGGCTGGCGCCGACGGTTGGCGACGCGCTCAAGGCGGGTTCCCTGACGATCATCTGCGTCACCGACTACCAGGCCATGCACGAACTGCTCGGCGCGAGCGACATCGAGCTGGACGGCACGACGTTGATCAACCTGACCTCGGGCGACTCGGGCCAGGCCCGGGAAGCCGCCCAGTGGGCCGAGCGGCGCGGTGCCCATTACCTGGACGGCGCCATCATGGCCATCCCGCCGGCGATCGGGACCGCCGAGGCGGTGATCCTGCACAGCGGGCCGCAGCCGGACTTCGAGGCGCACAAGTCGACACTCGACGCGCTCGGCACCGTCACCTACCTTGGCGCGGACCATGGGCTGGCGTCCCTGTACGACGTGGCCGGCCTGGCCATGATGTGGAGCGTCCTGAACGCCTGGCTCCAGGGCACTGCCCTGCTCAGGACGGCCGGTGTCGACGCCGCAACGTATGCGCCGTTCGCGCAGCAGATCGCTGCCGGCGTGGCCGAATGGCTGCCTGGGTATGCCGAGCAGATCGACAACGGCTCCTTCCCGGCCGAGGTGTCGGCCCTGGAGACCGACGCGCGGGCGATGGCACACCTGATCGAGGAGAGCGAGGCGGTGGGTGTCAACGCCGAACTACCGAAGTTGATCAAGGCGATGGCCGACCGCTCGATCGCCGCCGGACACGGTGGGGAGCAGTATCCCGTGCTGATCGAGGAGTTCGGCAAACCCCGCCGCGACTGACCGATCCCGACCCCGCGATCCAGCGTCTCGCGCCGTCCGCCGTCCGGGGATGCTGGATCCGGCACCTCTGCCGGCGTCGGAATCCGCTGTCGACCTGGGATCCAGTCTCCGGCATCCGGTCGGCGGCGACCGCCGGCACGGGGCTTGACGAGCACCGGACCGGGAGGTCGCGTCAGGGCCCTCCGGTCGGGTGCGCTACCGCACAAGCGCCGACCTGCCTCCAGTCGGACAGCAGCGGTGTGGTCAGAATGGGAGATGAGGGCGATGGCGCCTCATCCCTGAGCGCCTGGCGCCCCTCGGACGGATCCGTGGCAGGGAGTCTCCCTATGACTGCGACGCCAGACGCAACCCCGTCGGCTCAGCCCGAGCGCCCGGGTATGAAGGATGGGGTGTGCAGCGAGTTCACCGTCTTTACCAAGATCAAGCCGGGCCATGCGGATGCGCTGCGTGAGGATCTCGCCACGCTCGCCGGCGGGTCATCCGACGTGGAGGCCCGTGCGGCGCTGCGTCAGATCGGCACCCTGCACGACGCACGCCACGTGATCTTCGACAACGACACCCGGCACATGTTCGCCAGTGTCTTCGACGGCTCCTGGGACACCTACATCGACGACTTCGGAAAGACGGCAGTCGGGGCCCGCTTCGACAAGGTCTTCTCGCACACCGAAGGGTTTCCCGGCGTCACCGATCCGAAGGTGAAGGACTGGTTCATCGCCCGGCAGGCACCCGCGGGGGTCTTCGTCAGCTCCTATCCCGATCTGACCGTTCAGCAGATCTGGAAGGACCAACGTGTGAGCGAGGCATTCCAGGCAGTGCTGGACACCCCCGAGTTCCGGGCGGCGCTGGACAACCCGGCGAACGCCGAGTTGCTGGCCACGCCGGCCTTCCAGAGGCTGATGGAGGAAGCCGCAGGCTAGAACCGAACTCTTGAGACAGCCGACCTGGGGCCGTGCCGACGTCGCAGCGGGGGCGACGCGGGCAGCCGCCCAAGTGCACGATGCCGCGGCGGTGAGCCCCGGCGCGTCATGGACCGTGTCGCCGGGCGCGGGCCGGCCGCCACGGGGGTGTCCGGGTAAAGACCGATGCGGAGGCACAAGCGATCATGAACGCGGAGGCAAGCACGAGCGGAGCCAGTGCGGGAATCGAGATCGACGACATCCAAAGCGGGGCATTGCATCCACGGCCTGCACCGTACGAGGGAAGGTTCATCTTCCTGCGGGTAGATGACCGTCACGCGGGGCGTTCCCTGCTGCGGCGGCTGCTCCCGGCGATCGAGGGGGGTTTCCACAGCGCGGACCCGAGCCAGGATGCCTGGGTGGCGGTGGCGTTCACCTACCAGGGGCTGCGGGCCCTGGGGGTGCCCCAGGAGTCGCTGGACAGCTTTCCGCGGGCGTTTCGCCAGGGCATGGCTGCGCGTGCGGACCTGATCGGCGACGTGGGTGAGAGCGCCCCGGCTCACTGGGAGCCGCCGTTCGGAACAGCCGATGTGCATATCGCGTTGAGTGCTCTGTCACCCGATGCGGCGCGGCTGGACAAGGCTCTGGAGCGAGCCCGCATCGCCTGCCGGGACACCCCTGGTGTCCAGGTGATCTGGCAGCAGGAGGTCCGCCAGCTCCCGACCGGGCGTACCACCTTCGGCTTCCGCGACGGCATCAGCCATCCGAACATCGAGGGCCTCGGGCTGCCCGGCTCCAACCCCCGGGAAGCCCCTCTCAAGGCCGGCGAGTTCATCCTCGGCTACCCCGACGAGACCGGCAATCTGCCGCCCATGCCCAGCCCCGATGTGCTGGGGCGCAACGGGACCTACGTCGCTGTGCGCAAGATTCACACCAAGGTGGCGGCCTGGCGCCAGTACCTGCGCGCGAACACCTCCAGCGCCCGGGAAGAGGCGCTCCTGGCGGCGAAGATGGTCGGGCGCTGGCCCAGCGGGGCACCGTTGACGCTGACCCCGGAGCACGACGACGCGGCGCTGGGCGCCGATCCGCACCGCAACAACGACTTCCTGTACCGGGAGAACGACGATCGAGGCTTCCGATGCCCCGCTGGTGCGCACATCCGGCGCACCAACCCCCGCGATGCCGCCATCATCGGCGACGCACGGATGCACCGCCTCATCCGCCGCGGCACCAGCTACGGCCCGCCGCTGCCAGAGGGCGTGCTGGAGGACGACGGCGCCGACCGGGGCCTGGTCGGAGTCTTCATCGGAGCTCATATCGAACGACAGTTTGAATTCATCAAGGCCGAGTGGGTCAACGACGGCAACTTCATCGGCTTCCCCGGCGAGAAGGATCCGGTGGCCGGGCATCACGACGGAACCGGCAGCGCCACCATCCCGGAGAGGCCGATCCGGCGGCGCCTGCAGAACCTGCCCAGCTTCGTGGTCACCCGAGGCGGCGAGTACTGCTTCCTGCCGGGTCTGCGCGCCCTGCGCTGGCTGGCCGAACTGAGGGACTGAGGCCTTGTCCTGCCCCCCGAGGTCGCCACCACGGTCTCCGAGAAGAGGTAGACGTCATGGCAGCACGGTTCATCCCCTACACCCGGGATGTCGAAGACGACGACCCGCGCTTTGATCACAACCTGCAGACGGTGATCGACAAGACCAAGAGCTTCATCGCCGGATCAGTCACGGCCGGTGGCACCGGACGGGCTGTCCGCGACGCCCACGCCAAGGGATACGGGCTGGTCCGAGGGCAGGTGGAGATCCTGGCCGGGCTCGCCTCCGAGTACGCCCAGGGTATCTACGCGACGCCGGGAGTCCACGATGCGCTCATCCGCTTCTCCAACGGCTCCCCCCACGCCGGGGCCGACGCGCGACTGGGCAGCGCGACCGGGCTGGCGCTGAAGATCTTCGGCATCGACGGCCCGACCCTGCTGGAGGACGAACCGGACACAGGCACGTTCGACTACGCCACCATCAACGCACCGATCTTCTTCTGCAACACAGTCGAGCACTACCTGTTCATCCAGGACCTGTTCTTGAACGCACGGGCCTACTTCTCCCAGGGCCGGCCCGGCGCGCATCGATTCTTCGCCGAGTTCGTGACCGGAAAGGGAACGCTGGACCAGGACGACTGGGCGTGGGACGAGTTCCTGGCCTTCCTGCGCCTGGCGCGGATCCCCCCGGTCAACGTGCTGCTGTCGAGCTACTGGACGATGGGCGCCGTCCGGCACGGGGACTACATCGCCAAGGTGCGCATCACCCCCGACCCGCACTTCGCCGATGCGGTGGTCCGGCGCGCCATCGACCCGGCCTCGGCGCCGGAGGTCTTCCGGCCGGCCCTGCTGGCCGAGCTGCGGGAGCGACCCTACGCCTTCGACATCCAGGTTCAGCTCTGCACCGACCTGGAGCGGATGCCGGTGGAGGACACCACTGTGGAGTGGCCCGAGCAGCTGTCGCCGTTCGTCACGGTGGCCAGGCTGCGGTTGCCGCGACAGGACATCTCCGGTCAGGACAATCTGGAGAAGATGGACGCGCTGTCCTTCACACCCTGGCGGGTCACGGCCGAGCACGCACCCCTGGGCAACATCATGCGGGCCCGCAAGGAGGTCTACCGACAATCCTCCATCGAGCGTCACAAGCTCAACCAGCAGCCGCGTACAGAACCCCGCAGCGCCGACGAAGTGCTTGACCCGGCCCACCACCGCGACAGTGCCGGGGGCGAGTAGGGGAGCGGGGGACAGCGATGCCCGATGGGGAGCACATCACCGTCGCGGCCGTCGGCTCGCGGGGTGATCCGACGGCGCGGCATCGCCGGGGCAGATGCGCCTGATGAGAAGATCGGCGGGAAGGGCTCCATGGATGCCCTGGTCAACCGCATGGCGCGCGCTTGGTAGGTCAGCGGGTCAGGTCCCGGCGCCCTGCCGGCCAGATCATCCCTGACCGGCACACGGAGGCCGCCATGGGGCAAGCTCTCGGGGACGTGCTCGGCCTGGCGGCCGGCGTCGCGGTCAGCCCCCTTCCCATCGTCGCGATCATCCTTGTCCTGGCAACGCCGCAAGGACGTCTCAACGGACTGCTGTTCACCCTCGGCTGGCTGGCGGGGCTGTCGGCCCTGGGCGGCATCATGCTGGCGATCGGCGGAGCCGGGGGCTCCTCCACCCACCATCAGCCGGCCACCTGGGTGGGAGGGCTCAAGCTCGTCCTGGGCCTCCTGCTCGTCCTGTTCGGCACCCGGCAGTGGCGGCACCGTCCCAAAGGCGCCACGCAGGCCGAGCTGCCGAAGTGGATGGCGGCGATCGACCGCTTCACACCGATCAAAGTCCTCGGGCTCGGGCTGGCCCTGTCGGCGGCCAACCTCAAGAACGCCCCGCTGACCCTCGCCGCAGCCGCCTCGATCAGCGCGTCCGGGCTTCCCGCCGGACAACAGATCGCATCCCTGGCAGTCTTCGTGATCATCGGTTCGCTCGGGCTCCTGGCACCCCTCGGAGTGTTCCTGTTCATGGGAGATCAGGCCAAGACCGTGCTCGGCGGCTGGAAAGACTGGGCGGCACAGCACAACGTCGCCGTGATGGCCGCCCTGTTCTTCGTCCTCGGCCTGAAGCTGCTCGGGGACGGCATCGGCATCCTCACCTCCTGACCTCCTGAAACCAACGGCGAGCCCTGACGCGGTCAGCCATCGCGCCGGGCGGCGGGTGGGGCGGCACATGGAAGTTATTAATCTACATTGTAAAGGCGTCCGGCCGGGTTCAAGATCATTTACAATGGACTGAAGACTCCGTCACCCACAAAAGAGGCGCGTGGATTACGCAGCGTAATCCACGCGCCGTCCGGCAGCTGGTGCGGATGGGAATGCGCCCTTTTTGCGGTTCCGTGGAAAGCTTCGCCTGCTCCTTTGTCAGGAGGTGAGCGGGGTGCGGGGGCGCAGTGCGCCGGCCGAGGCCGCCATGAAGGCGGCCAGGAGGGCGGGGATGGCCAGGGCGCCTGGCAGGCCGATGATCTCGGCGGCGCCGCCGATGATGGCGGGGCCGGCGACGAGCCCGGCGTAGCCGACGGTGGCGACCTGGGCGATGGCCTCTCCCGCGCGGGCGGGGTCGTGGTTCCCGGCGGCGGAGAAGACCTGGGGGACGATGGTGGCCAGGCCCAGGCCGAACAGGGCGAAGCCGGCGATGGCGATGGGGACCCGGCCGATGAGCAGTGCGGTGGCCAGGCCCAGGGCGGCGAGGAGTCCGGAGTAGCGGACCAGGCGGACGGGGCCGAGGCGCTGGGCGAGGTGGTCTCCGGCGAAGCGGCCGGCGGTCATGGCGGTGGAGAAGACGGCGAAGCCGAGGGCGGCGACGCTCTGGGGTGCGCCGAGGTCTTCGAAGAGGTAGACGGCGGTCCAGTCGACGGCGGCGCCTTCGCCGACGAGGCCGGCGAAGGCGACGACGCCCATGAGGACGATCCAGCCGGACCAGCGGGTGCGGGCGGGGGTGGTGGTGGCCGGTGCGGCGGGCTGGGTGGGCAGCAGGTGGCGTCTGGCGTGGAGGGAGAGGAGGGCCAGGGGGATGCCGGTGGCGGTGAGGGTGGTTGCGGCGCTGAGGCCGAGCCAGGCGAACAGGCCGCCGATGCCTGCGCCGATGAGGCCGCCGATGCTGAACATGCCGTGGAAGGAGGACATGATGGGGCGGCCGTAGGCGCGTTCGACTTCGACGCCGTGGGCGTTCATGGAGACGTCGAGGGAGGCGTTGATGAGGCCGTACAGGAACAGGGTGGTGATGAGCAGGGGGAGGGTGGGGGCGTAGCCGGGGGGGATGACGGCGAGGGCGGTGGCGATGGCGGCGGGGGTGATGACGCGGGCACTGCCGAGGCGGTCGGTGAGGCGTCCGGCGAAGCGCATGCCGATGACGAGGCCGGCGGCTATGGCCAGGAGGCCGTAGCTGAGCTGTCCGTCGCTGAGGCCGAGGTCGTGTTTGACGGCGGGGATGCGGGCGGCCCAGGCGCCGGAGACGGTGCCGAGGAGGATGAAGAAGAAGGACACGGCTCGGCGGGCGTTGGTGGCCTGCCGGAGCGTGGTGTCGCTCATGAGCGCCCCCGGGGTTGTCGGCTCAGGGGCGTATTCAATCATGGGCGGGGTCGCCCGGGTTGCCCCCGTGGTAGGGCGGAGGGTCTCCCGGCGGCTCGGCAGGGGCGGGTGCCTGCAGGTGGCGGCGGTCGCCGCCTGCAGGCCGGGCCGGCCGCGTGCCGGTCAGGTCCCGGTCGGCGGCGTCAGTTGCCGGCTGTCCGGCGTGTTTGCGGGGATGTCGCCTGGCTGGGATCGGTGCCGTCGGGGGCCGGCGTGCCTGATGCATGATGCTGGTTCATCGCCATGATTTTCGGTCAGGGGCGGAAGGCTTTGAGTGTGATGTCGACGAGAGCGTCGGCGTATTCGGCGGTGAGTGGGCCCGAGCGGTGCAGCCAGCGCTGGTGGAGGGGGGCGTAGAGGACGTCGAGGAGCAGGTCGAGGTCGGCGTCCGGGGCGAGTTGGCCTGCCTGTTGTGCGCTGCGTAGCCGGGCTTTCTTGGCGTCCTGTACGGGGCGGGCGAGTCTGTCCCGGTATTGGGCGGCGAGGTCGGGATTGCTGATGATCTCTGAGTTGAGTGCCCGGATCGGGGCTTCGAAGTCCGGGTCGGCGAACTCGGCCGCTGTCGCGCGCATGACGAGTTTGAGGTCGGCTTCGATGTCGCCTGTGTCGGGCAGTGCCATTCCCTCTTGCTCGGGGTTGTCGCTGAGGGCGAGGAAGGAGTCGAAGATCACGGCTCCTTTGGAGGGCCACCATCGGTAGATGGTCTGTTTGCCCACGCCCGCGCGGGCGGCGATCGCTTCGATCGAGACCTTGGCGTATCCCACTTCGCGGATCAGTTCGCGGGCGGCGTCGAGGATCGCGTGTCGTGATCGCTCGTTGCGGCGGGCGGGATTGGGTTTTTTGGCGTCGGGCATGTGGTCAGGCTAACACTCAAGCGAGACGGATCGTATCGGCTTGGTGGAGGGGGTTTCGCGGGCTCTCGCCTCGGGCCGGTGTCGCAGATGGCGGCTGGTGGTCCGGGTCTTACCGGCGTCTCGGCTCCGGTCGGCTTTGCGAGAGGTCGAGGCTGTCTGATCGTTTCGTTGGGCCGGCCGGTGGGGGGTGGGCGGCGGTGGTTCAGGCGGCGCCGTACAGCCCGGATATTTCGGCGGATACGCGCGACATCTTCCATAAGGCCGGGATCCGTCGACTCGCCGCCGCGGCTGAGATTCAGCCGCGGGCCGTGTTCAGGGCGTCGGTGGGGGCGTCGGTGATGTGGCAGGCGCCGGAGGCACGGAAGGGCTCGGCGAGCTGGGCCAGGTAGCCGGTGGGGTAGTTCGGTTTGGCGGCCATGCCGAGCTGGTCGGAGGTGAAGCGGCGGGTGGGGTCGTGGGAGAAGGTGCCGAGCAGGTGGTCCCAGGCCAGGGTGAACAGGCCGAAGTTGACGTCGCCGATGCCGGCCCATTTCAGGTGGTGGAAGCGGTGGCCCTCGTTGAGGGCGAGCACGTACTTGAGGGCGCCGATGCGGTAGTCGGCGTTGGAGTGCTGCAGCAGCAGCTGGACGGCGACGGTGACGGCCAGCGCGGAGGCGACGTCCAGGGGCAGTCCGATGAGGATGAGCGGAGCGACGCCGGCGCTCATCTCCAGGGTCTGGTGCAGGGGGTGCTTCATCAGGCCGTTGAAGCCGTAGAAGCGCTTGATGGAGTGGTGGACGGCGTGCAAGCGCCACAGCACGCCGATCTTGTGGCTGGCGTAGTGGGTCAGCGTGATGCCGAGGTCGGCGATCACGATGGCGGCCAGGACCTGCAGCGCGAAGGGCCAGGAGTGCGGCCACAGGTCGGCGATGGTGACGGTGGCGGCCAGCAGCGGGATGATGCCCACGCTGAGCAGCAGCAGCAGCTCGTTGACGCCGGCATGGGCGATGTCGCGGCCGCCGTCCCCGGCCGGGCTGTTCCACTCGGCCTCGTACGGCAGGGCGCGTTCGGCGGCGAAGGAGCAGCCGATCGCGGCCGGTAGCAGGCCGACGAGCCAGAGTTTGGAGGCGCCGGAGGCGGCCAGGGCGATGGCGGCGCCGTTGACGCCGAGCAGCATGAACGGCACGTAGCCGTAACGGATCACGGGTCGGATCAGGGTGTGGTGCATGCCGTCCAGCGTCGCGGCGGTCGGACGTCCGGGGCTTGGACGGATCCGCTGATCTCCGCCGCACATCTGGCACAGGGCCGCGCCGTGGGCAACTCGTTCAGGCGGCGCCGGCGGCGTGGGGGCGGATGGCGTGCAGCAGGTGCGAGGGGGCCAGGCCGAACATCTCCCGGCAGACGCGGGTCAAGTGGGAGCTGTCGGTGAACCCGGCACCGTGCGCGGCGTGGGTGAGGCTGGCGCCGTGCTGGGCCAGCTCTGCGGCGTGGCGCAGCCGCGCCCAGCGCAGGTAGGCGGGGAACGGCAGGCCGAGCTCGGTGGTGAACAGGTGCCCCAGGCGGCTGGCCGACAACCTGACGGTGGCGGCCAGCTCGGTGAGCCGGACCGGGCCCGGCAGCAGCTGCGGCACCAGGTCCACGGCTGCCTGCAGCACCGGGTGCCGTCTTGTCTCCGGTACGGCCCAGCCGTCGCAGAGCAGGGCCGACGCGTCCACTGCGTGCTCGGTGAGGGCGGCCGGTGGCAGGGCGGCGCGTGCGGCGGCGATCCAGCCGTCCACGTGGTCGCGGCTACCGCCGTCGAGCTGGGTGGTCAGATGCCGGGCGGCCGTACTGGCCGGATCGAGGTAGATCATGGTGGCGGTGGCGTCCGGACCGGCGTGCAAGGCGTGCGAGGCCAGGGTGGGGATGATCGCGGCGCGCACGGTGCGGCGGGTTCGGTGGGTGTCGCTCAGCTCCACCTCACCGGAGGATACGAGCAGGATCTGCACCGCGGCGTGGGCGTGCGCGCCGGTGCTGCCCGCCGCACCGGTGAAGGCGAGCCGACCGGGCTGCAGGGTGGTCGTGCCCCGCCACCCGGCGGCGGCCGGCGACGCGGCCGCGGTCAGGGCAGTCACGACATGCCGCCCGTGTGTGCCGAGGAGTGGTCAGTGGTTGCGGCGGGGTGCGGGATGAGGGTGCGGTATTTGCCGCCCGCCCCAGGTTGCGGCGGTTCGGCGGTGCGCGCGCCCGGGGTGCGGCTGCCCAGCCGCATCAGCAGTGGCGTCTCATGCCAGTGCTGCAGGACCTGTCGGCCGGGGTTGGTGACCATGAGCGTTTCGATCCGGTTCATCGGCATGTGAGTCTCACGTCCTCCTGGCGTCTGTCCGGAGCCCCCAGGCGGGCCGCTCCCGGGGCGCTGCGAGAGACGGCATCCGCCCTCGCTCTCTACGACCCGCGCAACACCTTGCGCGCCGACTACAACATCCCGCCCGCGGGCTGAGCGTTGCGGCCGCAAGCCGCGATGGGCCGTGCCGGGCGCCTGTGGGGAGGGGGCGGATCATTTGGTCCCGGGGTCGCGTCCGGGGTCCTCGTGCCGGCGATGGGTCTTGTCGGTGGACAGGACGAGGGCGGCGGCCTGGATCTTGTCCATGACGGTGGACAGGTCGTGGAGGGTGGGGGTGTCGAGGCAGTGCAGGAGGCGGCGGAAGTCGGCGAGGCCGGCGTCGGCGATCTTCTCGGTGAGGGTACGGCCGGCGGGGGTGAGTTCGACGCGGCGGATGCGGCGGTCGTGGGGGTCTTCGCGGCGGGCGACGAGGCCGTGGCCGACGAGGCGGTCGACGATGCCGGTGACGGTGCCGAGGCCGACGCCGAGGTGGTGGGCGAGGTCCTGGCCGGAGGCGGAGTCCTGGAAGGACA comes from Streptosporangium roseum DSM 43021 and encodes:
- a CDS encoding MFS transporter produces the protein MSDTTLRQATNARRAVSFFFILLGTVSGAWAARIPAVKHDLGLSDGQLSYGLLAIAAGLVIGMRFAGRLTDRLGSARVITPAAIATALAVIPPGYAPTLPLLITTLFLYGLINASLDVSMNAHGVEVERAYGRPIMSSFHGMFSIGGLIGAGIGGLFAWLGLSAATTLTATGIPLALLSLHARRHLLPTQPAAPATTTPARTRWSGWIVLMGVVAFAGLVGEGAAVDWTAVYLFEDLGAPQSVAALGFAVFSTAMTAGRFAGDHLAQRLGPVRLVRYSGLLAALGLATALLIGRVPIAIAGFALFGLGLATIVPQVFSAAGNHDPARAGEAIAQVATVGYAGLVAGPAIIGGAAEIIGLPGALAIPALLAAFMAASAGALRPRTPLTS
- a CDS encoding NAD(P)-dependent oxidoreductase, whose translation is MTVIGLGLMGQALAGAFLKAGHPTTVWNRTTSKADRLVAEGARLAPTVGDALKAGSLTIICVTDYQAMHELLGASDIELDGTTLINLTSGDSGQAREAAQWAERRGAHYLDGAIMAIPPAIGTAEAVILHSGPQPDFEAHKSTLDALGTVTYLGADHGLASLYDVAGLAMMWSVLNAWLQGTALLRTAGVDAATYAPFAQQIAAGVAEWLPGYAEQIDNGSFPAEVSALETDARAMAHLIEESEAVGVNAELPKLIKAMADRSIAAGHGGEQYPVLIEEFGKPRRD
- a CDS encoding catalase family protein, whose translation is MAARFIPYTRDVEDDDPRFDHNLQTVIDKTKSFIAGSVTAGGTGRAVRDAHAKGYGLVRGQVEILAGLASEYAQGIYATPGVHDALIRFSNGSPHAGADARLGSATGLALKIFGIDGPTLLEDEPDTGTFDYATINAPIFFCNTVEHYLFIQDLFLNARAYFSQGRPGAHRFFAEFVTGKGTLDQDDWAWDEFLAFLRLARIPPVNVLLSSYWTMGAVRHGDYIAKVRITPDPHFADAVVRRAIDPASAPEVFRPALLAELRERPYAFDIQVQLCTDLERMPVEDTTVEWPEQLSPFVTVARLRLPRQDISGQDNLEKMDALSFTPWRVTAEHAPLGNIMRARKEVYRQSSIERHKLNQQPRTEPRSADEVLDPAHHRDSAGGE
- a CDS encoding Dyp-type peroxidase, with product MNAEASTSGASAGIEIDDIQSGALHPRPAPYEGRFIFLRVDDRHAGRSLLRRLLPAIEGGFHSADPSQDAWVAVAFTYQGLRALGVPQESLDSFPRAFRQGMAARADLIGDVGESAPAHWEPPFGTADVHIALSALSPDAARLDKALERARIACRDTPGVQVIWQQEVRQLPTGRTTFGFRDGISHPNIEGLGLPGSNPREAPLKAGEFILGYPDETGNLPPMPSPDVLGRNGTYVAVRKIHTKVAAWRQYLRANTSSAREEALLAAKMVGRWPSGAPLTLTPEHDDAALGADPHRNNDFLYRENDDRGFRCPAGAHIRRTNPRDAAIIGDARMHRLIRRGTSYGPPLPEGVLEDDGADRGLVGVFIGAHIERQFEFIKAEWVNDGNFIGFPGEKDPVAGHHDGTGSATIPERPIRRRLQNLPSFVVTRGGEYCFLPGLRALRWLAELRD
- a CDS encoding MerR family transcriptional regulator yields the protein MRIGELSRRAGVNAHQLRYYEAQGLLEAERGTNGYREYGENAVLRVKQIRHLLGAGLSSEDIAYLLPCAVGEAPELLGCPELLAAMRSRLQRLDDQMDRLARSRDALADYIDAADRMSSESYPPFDDADREPVPA
- a CDS encoding TetR/AcrR family transcriptional regulator translates to MPDAKKPNPARRNERSRHAILDAARELIREVGYAKVSIEAIAARAGVGKQTIYRWWPSKGAVIFDSFLALSDNPEQEGMALPDTGDIEADLKLVMRATAAEFADPDFEAPIRALNSEIISNPDLAAQYRDRLARPVQDAKKARLRSAQQAGQLAPDADLDLLLDVLYAPLHQRWLHRSGPLTAEYADALVDITLKAFRP
- a CDS encoding sterol desaturase family protein, with amino-acid sequence MHHTLIRPVIRYGYVPFMLLGVNGAAIALAASGASKLWLVGLLPAAIGCSFAAERALPYEAEWNSPAGDGGRDIAHAGVNELLLLLSVGIIPLLAATVTIADLWPHSWPFALQVLAAIVIADLGITLTHYASHKIGVLWRLHAVHHSIKRFYGFNGLMKHPLHQTLEMSAGVAPLILIGLPLDVASALAVTVAVQLLLQHSNADYRIGALKYVLALNEGHRFHHLKWAGIGDVNFGLFTLAWDHLLGTFSHDPTRRFTSDQLGMAAKPNYPTGYLAQLAEPFRASGACHITDAPTDALNTARG
- a CDS encoding GNAT family N-acetyltransferase — encoded protein: MLTVVEIPQWQGSLSPTAPKLVEGASRLAAMVPQARHVRVDTGDTLAETAARVRRVLPRDGFTVTVGGDCGVELEPVAAALRRYGDRLNVVWFDAHGDMNTPATSPSGAFHGMILRTLQGEGPCDLVPSPALRPNQVVLAGTRSLDPAEADYIRETGIGGLSAIGDDALLYIHVDLDVLDGITSVGYPEPGGLSAQALTEAIATLAARHEIVGLGITEYAPSDPRDEEMLRHLVPELVRLCRASGPWQIERRAAGAWPARHSEKRDGWLLRHTPDVNRKRSNSALPLTGATPSIPALEAFYAERAVPVTVQVSPAEHHQELDALLAARGYALAGRTLVMTAGAEAVTVAAGDPGGVEYVDDRARWPALFEAVTGNADGTGVIGRIASKAVLLAKDGIGLGMAVTEDGWTGIFCMATHPAHRREGVARAVLAAAARWSEEQGASRLYLQVEEENIPARALYEGMGFTKSHGYHYRLRA
- a CDS encoding GAP family protein translates to MGQALGDVLGLAAGVAVSPLPIVAIILVLATPQGRLNGLLFTLGWLAGLSALGGIMLAIGGAGGSSTHHQPATWVGGLKLVLGLLLVLFGTRQWRHRPKGATQAELPKWMAAIDRFTPIKVLGLGLALSAANLKNAPLTLAAAASISASGLPAGQQIASLAVFVIIGSLGLLAPLGVFLFMGDQAKTVLGGWKDWAAQHNVAVMAALFFVLGLKLLGDGIGILTS